A genomic segment from Chitinophagaceae bacterium encodes:
- a CDS encoding DEAD/DEAH box helicase translates to MLFTDLQLIQPILLALKEEGYSSPTPIQQGAIPHILAQKDLLGCAQTGTGKTAAFAIPILQLLARPKTMASSGHKPIRALILTPTRELAIQIQESFDAYGRHLRLKNTVIFGGVNQHAQVETLKRGVDILVATPGRLLDLCSQGYLRLSDIEIFVLDEADRMLDMGFVNDVKRVLTKLPAKKQTLFFSATMPPEIQLLANSILHKPEKISVTPPSSTADTITQWLFFVEKQNKRALLEHILKNKDIETALVFTRTKHGADKVVKDLHRAGISAEAIHGNKSQNARQRALSNFKNRTTRILVATDIAARGIDVDDLTHVINYELPEVPETYVHRIGRTGRAGANGISFSFCEAEETADLQDIQKLIGKNIPVQDQHPWHTVFTQILSRPAPGQNRQQRPQRNGQHHSKPGNRKPQPVKHGAAREKKSTGRREY, encoded by the coding sequence TTGTTATTTACAGATTTACAACTCATTCAACCCATTTTGCTGGCGTTGAAGGAAGAAGGTTATAGCAGCCCAACACCTATTCAACAAGGCGCTATTCCGCACATCTTAGCACAAAAAGATTTGTTGGGTTGTGCCCAAACCGGCACAGGAAAAACAGCGGCTTTTGCCATCCCAATTTTACAATTACTGGCCAGGCCAAAAACCATGGCAAGTAGTGGGCACAAGCCCATACGGGCATTGATTCTTACACCTACAAGGGAACTGGCTATTCAAATACAGGAAAGTTTCGATGCCTATGGCCGCCATTTACGCCTAAAAAACACCGTAATATTTGGAGGCGTTAACCAACATGCACAAGTAGAAACTTTAAAAAGAGGAGTAGATATTTTAGTGGCAACTCCTGGCCGCCTGCTCGATTTATGCAGCCAGGGTTATTTACGATTAAGCGATATTGAAATTTTTGTGCTTGATGAAGCAGATCGTATGCTGGATATGGGTTTTGTGAATGATGTTAAAAGGGTGCTTACAAAATTGCCTGCAAAAAAGCAAACGCTTTTCTTTTCTGCAACTATGCCACCCGAAATTCAATTGTTGGCAAATAGTATTTTACACAAGCCGGAGAAAATTTCGGTTACTCCACCAAGCAGTACTGCAGATACCATTACACAATGGTTGTTTTTTGTAGAAAAGCAAAACAAACGGGCCTTGTTGGAGCATATTTTAAAAAATAAGGATATTGAAACGGCCCTGGTGTTTACCCGTACCAAGCATGGCGCCGATAAAGTGGTAAAAGATTTACACCGTGCCGGCATTAGTGCAGAGGCCATACATGGCAATAAATCGCAAAATGCAAGGCAACGTGCATTGAGTAATTTTAAAAATCGCACTACCCGGATTTTAGTAGCAACAGATATTGCCGCACGTGGCATTGATGTAGATGACCTAACGCATGTAATTAATTATGAATTACCCGAAGTGCCGGAAACCTATGTGCACCGCATTGGCCGCACAGGAAGGGCGGGTGCAAATGGCATTTCTTTTTCATTTTGTGAAGCAGAGGAAACAGCCGATTTACAGGATATCCAAAAACTGATTGGTAAAAATATTCCGGTGCAGGACCAGCACCCATGGCACACCGTGTTTACACAAATTTTAAGCAGGCCTGCGCCGGGGCAAAACAGGCAACAACGCCCACAGCGCAATGGCCAGCATCATAGCAAGCCAGGTAACCGTAAGCCACAACCCGTTAAGCATGGTGCTGCAAGGGAAAAGAAAAGTACGGGAAGAAGGGAGTATTAA
- a CDS encoding DUF3817 domain-containing protein, whose protein sequence is MKNSFFSSTLGRFRLVAIMEGVSFLVLLGIAMPLKYFADMPLAVKYIGWLHGLLFVLYMVLLLKVSALYKWGLGKVAVAFIASILPFGTFILDKKLKKEQQTVTV, encoded by the coding sequence ATGAAAAATTCTTTTTTTAGTTCAACCTTAGGCAGGTTTAGGTTAGTGGCAATAATGGAAGGCGTATCCTTCCTGGTTTTACTGGGTATAGCCATGCCTTTAAAATATTTTGCAGATATGCCATTGGCAGTAAAATATATAGGCTGGCTTCATGGCTTGCTTTTTGTTTTATATATGGTACTGTTGTTAAAAGTAAGTGCACTTTACAAATGGGGATTGGGTAAAGTGGCGGTTGCATTCATAGCTTCAATTTTGCCTTTTGGTACATTTATACTGGATAAAAAATTAAAAAAAGAACAGCAAACGGTTACTGTATAA
- a CDS encoding M48 family metallopeptidase: MKKLLLISSLAAVLTGCSTNAITGRKQLSLFPESTLQAQALTQYKAFLGENKVVNPADNNALMVKRVGAKIANAITQYYAKQGKANVLEGYKWEFNLVDNKEINAWCMPGGKVVVYTGLLAVTQNETALAIVLGHEITHAIAGHSNERMSQATIAQGLGVAGNIFTQNKAQANAIFNNVYGPATSVGVLLPNSRKQEYEADHYGLIFAALAGYNPQEAIAFWKRMAKASAGSGKPPEFLSTHPADENRIAELQKFMPEAMKYYKK; the protein is encoded by the coding sequence ATGAAAAAACTACTACTCATATCCTCTTTAGCTGCTGTACTTACAGGTTGCAGTACAAACGCTATTACGGGCCGAAAACAATTATCCCTTTTTCCAGAAAGCACTTTACAGGCACAGGCGCTTACGCAATACAAGGCATTTTTAGGAGAAAATAAAGTGGTAAACCCGGCAGATAATAATGCGCTAATGGTAAAAAGGGTAGGTGCCAAAATTGCAAACGCCATTACTCAATATTATGCAAAACAGGGGAAGGCCAATGTTTTAGAAGGTTATAAATGGGAATTCAACCTGGTAGATAATAAAGAGATAAATGCCTGGTGTATGCCTGGAGGTAAAGTAGTGGTTTATACGGGTTTATTAGCCGTTACCCAAAATGAAACTGCATTAGCTATTGTGCTTGGCCACGAAATTACCCATGCAATTGCCGGCCATAGCAACGAAAGAATGAGCCAGGCCACAATTGCACAGGGTTTGGGAGTAGCCGGTAATATATTTACCCAAAATAAGGCACAGGCCAATGCCATTTTTAATAATGTTTATGGGCCAGCCACAAGCGTAGGTGTTTTGCTGCCCAATAGCAGAAAGCAGGAGTACGAAGCAGACCATTATGGGTTAATATTTGCTGCTTTGGCTGGTTATAATCCCCAGGAAGCCATAGCTTTTTGGAAAAGAATGGCAAAAGCCTCTGCCGGATCGGGCAAGCCTCCTGAATTTTTATCTACTCACCCGGCAGATGAAAACCGCATTGCAGAACTGCAAAAGTTTATGCCTGAGGCAATGAAATATTATAAAAAATAA
- the dnaG gene encoding DNA primase, with protein MISQNTIQQILSRIDIVEIVGSFVKLKKRGANYLGLCPFHNEKTPSFTVSPAKEIYKCFGCGKSGNSIGFLMEHEKYSYAEALRWLANKYNVTIEEKEINPEQQQQQLASDSLYIINGFAQKFFSDALIDTDEGKDIGLSYLKHRGFREDTIKKFQLGYNPDAKDKFAIAALAAQFNPELLQKSGLIVLRDNKPADNYRGRIIFPVHNQSGKVLGFGARLIKGNDKAPKYINSPENEIYVKSKILYGSYFARQAIDKADECLLVEGYTDVVSLHQAGIENVVASGGTSLTPDQLRLIKKYTRNLTIIYDGDNAGIKAALRGLNLALEEGLNVKLVLIPDGEDPDSYVNKTGTENFKKFVHENKKDFVLFQLEISLKDAANDPAKRSFAVNQVAETLSKINRAEDFIRRQDYIRQVAQILQVEEAGLHALVNKLVREKISKESGKAYFQQDLPENNPLAPETQSSELESFFSTDELNEQALIRSLLEFGINDWQPGQTVAEYLFTEVEENELDKMMNNQQLVNIYETYKKWYEEGISPTAKNFLYHENRELNLAVINIMDYNTEISPNWKRIYEGRIPTREELYKEEVTSTLTYLKLRKIKKLIAENQREFELKQMGTFDDQVIYLQTHQHLKDLEMQLTKALGTVIFK; from the coding sequence TTGATATCTCAAAATACCATACAACAAATACTGAGCCGTATTGACATTGTGGAGATTGTGGGCAGTTTTGTAAAATTAAAGAAAAGAGGCGCAAATTACCTGGGTTTATGCCCTTTTCACAACGAAAAAACGCCTTCGTTTACGGTTTCGCCGGCAAAAGAAATTTATAAATGTTTTGGCTGCGGAAAAAGTGGCAATAGTATTGGTTTTTTAATGGAGCACGAAAAATACAGTTACGCAGAAGCGCTCCGCTGGCTGGCCAATAAGTATAATGTTACCATAGAAGAAAAGGAAATAAACCCGGAACAGCAGCAGCAACAACTGGCATCAGACAGCCTTTATATCATTAATGGGTTTGCCCAAAAATTTTTTAGTGACGCATTAATAGATACCGATGAAGGTAAAGATATAGGCCTTTCTTATTTAAAACACCGTGGCTTTAGAGAAGATACCATCAAAAAATTTCAACTAGGTTACAACCCCGATGCTAAAGATAAATTTGCTATTGCTGCACTTGCCGCACAATTTAACCCCGAACTTTTGCAAAAAAGCGGGCTAATAGTTTTGCGTGATAATAAACCTGCAGATAATTACCGTGGCCGCATTATTTTTCCCGTGCATAACCAAAGCGGTAAAGTATTGGGCTTTGGCGCCAGGCTTATAAAAGGTAATGATAAAGCCCCAAAATATATTAACAGCCCGGAGAATGAAATTTATGTAAAAAGTAAAATACTTTACGGCTCATATTTTGCCCGGCAGGCAATTGATAAAGCGGATGAATGCTTGCTGGTAGAGGGCTATACCGATGTAGTAAGCCTGCACCAGGCTGGTATTGAAAATGTTGTGGCCAGCGGAGGTACTTCTTTAACACCCGACCAACTGAGGCTCATTAAAAAATATACGAGAAACCTTACTATAATTTACGATGGTGATAATGCCGGCATTAAAGCCGCTTTACGTGGGCTTAACCTTGCCCTTGAAGAAGGCCTAAATGTAAAACTGGTTTTAATACCCGATGGTGAAGACCCGGACAGTTATGTAAATAAAACAGGTACAGAAAACTTTAAAAAATTTGTACACGAAAATAAAAAAGACTTTGTTTTATTTCAACTGGAAATTTCTTTAAAAGATGCTGCTAACGATCCTGCTAAGCGTTCATTTGCCGTAAACCAGGTTGCAGAAACACTTTCAAAAATTAACCGTGCCGAAGATTTTATACGCCGCCAGGATTATATAAGACAGGTAGCTCAAATACTTCAGGTTGAAGAAGCAGGCCTACATGCTTTAGTAAATAAATTAGTGAGGGAAAAAATAAGTAAAGAATCCGGCAAAGCCTATTTTCAGCAGGACCTGCCCGAAAATAACCCCTTAGCGCCGGAGACCCAAAGTTCAGAACTTGAAAGCTTTTTTAGTACCGATGAACTTAATGAACAAGCCCTTATACGCAGCCTGCTGGAATTTGGCATTAATGACTGGCAGCCTGGCCAAACTGTGGCTGAATACCTGTTTACCGAGGTGGAAGAAAATGAACTGGACAAAATGATGAATAATCAGCAACTGGTAAATATTTACGAAACCTATAAAAAATGGTATGAAGAAGGTATTTCGCCAACGGCAAAAAATTTTTTATACCACGAAAACAGGGAACTAAACCTGGCCGTAATAAATATTATGGATTATAATACAGAAATAAGCCCCAACTGGAAAAGGATTTACGAAGGCCGCATACCTACAAGGGAAGAACTGTACAAAGAAGAAGTTACTTCTACCCTCACCTACTTAAAACTTAGGAAGATAAAAAAACTCATAGCCGAAAACCAGCGGGAATTTGAATTAAAACAAATGGGTACTTTTGACGACCAGGTAATATACCTGCAAACGCACCAGCACCTTAAAGATTTGGAAATGCAACTCACCAAAGCGCTCGGAACCGTAATTTTCAAGTAA
- a CDS encoding ferritin — protein MLSKTIQEGLNNQVLMEAQSSQAYLAMASWAEIQPGLEGVTEFFFRQSDEERVHMLKLIRFINERGGFATVPALEQPVVTFKSLNYVFKEFLAHELKVSGSINELVHLALAEKDYATHNFLQWYVTEQMEEERTARTLNDKLEMIGDDRSGLYLFDRDILNYGGQDAGKK, from the coding sequence ATGTTATCAAAAACAATACAGGAAGGTTTAAATAACCAGGTTTTAATGGAAGCACAATCATCTCAGGCCTACCTCGCTATGGCTTCCTGGGCCGAAATTCAGCCAGGGCTTGAAGGAGTAACCGAATTTTTTTTTCGCCAGTCAGACGAAGAAAGGGTACACATGCTTAAACTCATTCGCTTTATTAATGAAAGAGGTGGGTTTGCAACCGTACCTGCATTGGAGCAGCCGGTAGTTACTTTTAAATCGCTTAATTATGTGTTTAAAGAATTTTTAGCGCATGAATTAAAAGTGAGCGGTAGTATTAATGAACTTGTGCACCTTGCCCTGGCCGAAAAAGATTATGCCACCCACAACTTTTTACAATGGTATGTTACCGAGCAAATGGAAGAAGAGCGCACAGCAAGAACGCTTAACGATAAACTGGAAATGATTGGCGACGATCGTAGCGGCCTTTATTTGTTCGACAGGGATATTTTGAATTATGGCGGGCAAGATGCCGGCAAAAAATAA
- a CDS encoding cation:proton antiporter, with product MHLPHLILDLGLILGAAAVMTLLFKKLKQPLVLGYILAGILVSPNFTIFPSVIDTNNVQVWAELGIIFLLFSLGLEFSFKKLAKVGGSASVTALIIAVGMSVAGYFTAQLLGWNFMDSVFLGAMVSVSSTTIIIKSIEELGFKKKKFAALVFGVLVVEDLIAILLLVLLSTFAISREFEGKEMILAIFKLIFFLVLWFLLGIFFIPTILQRAKAYLNDESLLIASLALCLGMVYLATLIGFSSALGAFVMGSLLAETTKAEKIEHLIGPVKNLFGAVFFVSVGILINLNMLAHYIVPVLIISFVVVIGQLITAGTGTFISGNSLKTSFQTGMSLGSVGEFSFIIAGLGLSLKVTSDFLYPVIIAVSGITAFISPYFIRSGETVYSLFEKMLPEKWRKGLLRYSSEAQTITAASDWENVLKSFIKNVLVFSIPLIAIIYLTGVFLLPFIQSKFSGIPIVITIIVSLLLMAPFLWGLVLRNERNESFAQIYSQKKYRGPIWIMRGIKIFLAIFFIVFFINRFFSLQVTLFAAIIIFSAFFIFRKKIQAFYDRIENRFILNLNDRELQDQLKEAEQHASIRNIALAPWDAHLVTFDVPPESPVAGKKLDELQWREQLGVNIAKIERGLITKLIPGKDDRIYPGDKLYVICTDWQEKKLNAVLRPSKDILKAGDMMQPDVVLDKFTIEKDSPFLFQSIRYSPIKTQSLGLVVGIERDGKRILNPSSDTIFQENDVIWIVGEKKKVDLLT from the coding sequence ATGCATTTACCACATTTAATATTAGACCTTGGGTTAATTCTCGGTGCGGCAGCCGTAATGACGCTTCTGTTTAAAAAGCTTAAACAGCCTTTAGTGTTGGGTTATATACTTGCAGGTATATTGGTAAGTCCCAATTTTACAATTTTCCCATCAGTAATAGATACGAACAATGTTCAGGTATGGGCCGAGCTGGGAATTATATTTTTATTGTTTAGCCTGGGCCTTGAGTTTAGTTTTAAAAAGTTGGCCAAAGTAGGCGGCTCGGCTTCGGTTACGGCATTAATTATTGCAGTGGGCATGTCTGTTGCAGGATATTTTACTGCTCAATTATTGGGCTGGAATTTTATGGACAGTGTTTTCCTGGGCGCAATGGTTTCGGTTTCTTCTACAACAATTATTATTAAGTCAATTGAAGAACTGGGTTTTAAAAAGAAAAAATTTGCCGCCCTTGTATTTGGTGTTTTAGTAGTAGAAGACCTTATTGCTATCCTTTTGCTGGTTTTACTTTCTACATTTGCCATAAGTCGTGAGTTTGAAGGAAAGGAAATGATACTGGCCATATTCAAACTTATTTTTTTTCTGGTGCTTTGGTTTTTACTGGGTATTTTTTTTATCCCTACTATACTTCAGCGGGCAAAGGCATATTTAAATGATGAGTCGCTGCTTATTGCTTCACTGGCTTTGTGCCTGGGTATGGTTTACCTGGCAACCCTCATAGGCTTTTCATCTGCATTGGGCGCTTTTGTAATGGGTTCGCTGCTGGCAGAAACTACAAAGGCCGAAAAAATTGAACATCTTATTGGCCCGGTAAAAAATCTTTTTGGCGCCGTATTTTTTGTATCTGTGGGCATCTTAATTAACCTAAATATGCTGGCCCATTATATTGTTCCGGTGCTGATCATTTCATTTGTAGTAGTAATAGGGCAATTAATTACTGCCGGCACCGGCACCTTTATTTCGGGCAATTCCTTAAAAACTTCTTTTCAAACCGGTATGAGCCTGGGCTCGGTAGGGGAGTTTTCATTTATTATTGCCGGGCTTGGGTTATCATTAAAAGTTACCAGCGATTTTCTTTACCCGGTTATTATTGCCGTTTCCGGTATTACCGCTTTTATTTCTCCATACTTTATCCGTTCTGGCGAAACGGTATATAGTTTATTTGAAAAAATGCTTCCCGAAAAATGGCGCAAAGGGCTTTTGCGATACAGCTCCGAAGCGCAAACGATTACCGCAGCTAGCGACTGGGAAAATGTGCTGAAAAGTTTTATTAAGAATGTCCTGGTTTTTTCTATTCCACTCATTGCAATAATTTATCTTACCGGTGTTTTTTTACTACCCTTTATTCAATCAAAATTCAGCGGCATACCCATTGTTATAACCATAATTGTTTCCTTGTTGCTTATGGCGCCTTTTTTATGGGGGTTGGTTTTGCGTAACGAAAGAAACGAATCTTTTGCCCAAATTTATTCTCAAAAAAAATACCGGGGCCCTATTTGGATAATGCGTGGGATAAAGATTTTTTTGGCAATATTTTTTATTGTATTTTTTATTAACCGTTTTTTTTCGTTACAGGTAACGCTTTTTGCTGCTATAATTATTTTTAGCGCATTTTTTATTTTTCGAAAAAAAATACAGGCATTTTATGATAGGATTGAAAATCGTTTTATTTTAAATTTAAACGACAGGGAATTGCAGGATCAATTGAAAGAAGCAGAGCAACATGCCAGTATCCGCAATATTGCTTTGGCGCCCTGGGATGCACACCTGGTTACCTTTGATGTGCCGCCAGAATCACCAGTTGCAGGTAAAAAACTGGATGAACTGCAATGGCGGGAACAATTGGGCGTAAATATTGCCAAAATTGAAAGAGGCTTAATTACAAAACTTATTCCCGGAAAAGATGACCGTATTTATCCCGGGGATAAACTTTATGTGATTTGCACCGACTGGCAGGAGAAAAAACTCAATGCAGTTTTAAGGCCATCAAAGGATATATTAAAAGCAGGAGATATGATGCAGCCGGATGTGGTACTCGATAAATTTACCATAGAAAAAGATTCTCCTTTTTTATTTCAAAGCATAAGATATTCTCCAATCAAAACCCAATCACTTGGTCTGGTAGTAGGTATAGAAAGGGATGGAAAACGTATTTTGAACCCTTCATCGGATACCATTTTCCAGGAGAATGATGTAATATGGATTGTTGGCGAAAAGAAAAAAGTGGATTTACTTACCTAA
- a CDS encoding RidA family protein, translating into MSRINYSSGAVWEDIVGYSRAVKVGNIIEVTGTVAVDENNKAIGIGDAYLQTRFILEKIEKILIEAGASMQHVVRTRMFVTDISSWQRYGKAHSEFFAQIRPCTSMIEVKGLISPDYLVEIEATAILNE; encoded by the coding sequence ATGAGTAGGATAAATTATTCTTCCGGAGCAGTATGGGAAGATATTGTAGGGTACAGCCGGGCTGTAAAAGTTGGCAATATTATTGAAGTAACAGGTACGGTAGCGGTTGATGAAAATAATAAAGCCATTGGTATAGGTGACGCTTACCTGCAAACCCGGTTTATTTTAGAAAAAATTGAAAAAATTTTGATTGAAGCCGGCGCTTCCATGCAACATGTTGTACGCACCAGGATGTTTGTAACCGATATAAGCAGCTGGCAACGATATGGTAAAGCGCATAGTGAATTTTTTGCCCAAATAAGGCCCTGCACCAGCATGATAGAAGTTAAAGGCCTCATAAGCCCCGATTACCTGGTAGAAATTGAAGCTACAGCAATCCTAAACGAATAG